DNA from Streptomyces sp. Edi4:
GTACACGATGCCGTACGAGACGCCGCCGGCGGGCAGGCCGAACAGGCGGTGCAGGACGCCGGTCATGGCGTCCCCGCCGATCCACACGGTCAGGGCGGTGTAGCCGAGCGAGAGCAGCAGACCCACGACCGATCCCACCAGCCGTCCCCGTACGCCGAATTGGGCGCCCGAGGAGGTCGACAGGTTGGTGGCCGTCCGCAGGGACACCAGCGCGAGCGGCGCGGTGAGCAGGGTGCCGGCCACCGTTCCCGCGACCACGGCGCTGACCGAGGCCCACCAGCCGAGGCCGAAGGAGACCGGCAGCCAGCCGAAGATGATCACCCCGAGACAGAGGTTCGAGCCGAGCAGGATCGAGACGAGATCGCGGGGCCCGCTGGTGCGTTCCGCTTCCGGGACCGTATCGACTCCGCGCTGTTCTATGGGCATGCCGGGGCCTCTCACTCTCGGGGGGTTTGAGTGGCGCTCAATGTGACTCATGCCAAGCGGTGCCGTCAATCCTTCCTGTCGCGGAAATCTCTGGTTAGAGTGTCGTTCAAACAGGAGGTGTGGTGCTGTGCGACTGACCCCGACGGAGCGTGACCGGCTGCTGCTGTTCGGTGCCGCCGAGCTGGCCCGATCCCGCAGGGCCCGTGGGCTGAGGCTGAACGTGCCGGAGGCGACCGCGCTGATCGCGGACACCGTCTGCGAGGCGGCCCGGGACGGCAGGCGGCTCGCCGAGGCCATCGAGGCGGCCCGGTCCGTGCTCGGCCCCGACGACGTGCTGCCCGGCGTGTCCGACGTGGTCACCGAGGTCCACGTCGAGGCCGTCTTCGACGACGGCTCCCGGCTCGCGGTGGTCTGCGACCCCATCGGCGGCACGGCCGGCGTGGACGCCCCCGGCGCGCTGCTGCCCGGCGCGGGATACCCCGAGACCGCCCCCGAGGTGCTGGTGCGCGTGACCAACACGGCCACCGTGCCGATCTCGGTCACCTCGCACTTCCACTTCTTCGAGGCCAACCCCCGGCTCGACTTCGACCGCGCCGCCGCCTACGGCATGCGGCTGTGCGTCCCGGCCGGCTCCTCGGTGCGGTTCGGGCCCGGCGAGAGCGCCGAGGCCGGGCTCGTACCGATCGGCGGCGACCGGATCGCGATCGGTTTCGCCGGCCTGGTCGACGGGCCGCTGGACGCGCCGGGCGCCAAGGCGGAAGCCCTGCGCAGGGCCGCCGCCTGCGGATACCTGGGAGCCGGCGCGCGCGAGCCGCGAGAGGGAGAGAAGTGATGGACCCGTACGAGTACGCCTCCGTGCACGGCCCCCGCACCGGGGACCGGATCCGGCTCGGGGACTCGGGCCTGACCGTCCGGGTCGAGTCCGACTCCCAGGCGCCGGGGAACGAGTTCCTGGCCGGCTTCGGCAAGACGGCCCGCGACGGACTGCACCTGAAGGCCGCCGCCGTGCGCGACACGTGCGACGTCGTCATCAGCAACGTCGTCGTGATCGACGCGGTGCAGGGAATCCGCAAGGTGTCCATCGGCATCCGCGAGGGCCGGATCTGCTCGGTCGGGCGGGCCGGCAACCCCGACACGCTCGACGGCGTGGACGTGGTCGTCGGCACCGGCACCTCGATCGTCTCCGGCGAGGGGCTGATCGCGACCGCCGGAGCCGTCGACCCCCATGTGCACCTGCTGTCCCCGCGCATCATGGAGGCCTCGCTCGCCTCCGGCGTCACCACGATCATCGGCCAGGAGTTCGGCCCGGTCTGGGGCGTCGGCGTCAACTCGCCCTGGGCGCTGCGGGGCGCCTTCGCCGCGTTCGACGCGTGGCCGGTCAACATCGGCTTCCTCGGCCGGGGCTCGTCCTCCCACGGCGCCCCGCTGGTGGAGGCGCTGGCCGAGGGCGGCGCCTGCGGCTTCAAGGTCCACGAGGACATGGGCGCGCACACCCGGGCGCTCGACACCGCCCTGCGCGTCGCGGAGGACCACGACGTCCAAGTCGCCCTGCACAGCGACGGGTTGAACGAATGCCTCACCGTCGAGGACACCCTGAAAGTCCTGGAAGGCCGCACCATCCACGCCTTCCACATCGAGGGCTGCGGCGGCGGCCACGTCCCCAACGTCCTGAAGATGGCCGGCGTCCCGAACGTCATCGGCTCCTCGACCAACCCCACCCTCCCCTTCGGCCGGGACGCGGTCGCCGAGCACTACGGAATGATCGTCTCGGTCCACGACCTCAAGACCGACCTGCCGGGCGACGCGGCGATGGCCCGCGACCGCATCCGCGCGGGGACGATGGGCGCCGAGGACGTGCTGCACGACCTGGGCGCGATCGGCATCACCTCGTCCGACGCGCAGGGCATGGGCCGCGCGGGCGAGACCGTACGGCGTACGTTCGCGATGGCCGGCAAGATGAAGGCCGAGCTCGGCCCCCTGGAGGGCGACGGGCCCGGCGACGACAACGCGCGCGTCCTGCGCTACATCGCCAAGCTCACCATCAACCCGGCCATCGCGCACGGCCTCTCGCACGAGATCGGCTCCATCGAGCCCGGCAAGATGGCCGACATCGTGCTGTGGCGCCCGGCCTACTTCGGCGCCAAGCCGCAGATGGTCCTCAAGTCCGGTTTCCCGGCCTGGGGCGTCACCGGCGACCCCAACGCGGCGACCGACACCTGCGAACCGCTCGTGCTGGGCCCGCTGTTCGGCGGGCACGGCGCCACGCCTGCCGAGCTGTCCGTCGCGTTCGTGGCGCGGGCCGCCGTCGAGCAGGGCGGCGACACGCTGCCCACCCGCCGCCGCCGGGTCGCCGTCCGCGGCACCAGGGGCATCGGCCCCGCCGACCTCCTCCTCAACTCCCGTACCGGAGCGGTGGGAGTGGACGGCGCCACCGGCCTCGTCACCCTCGACGGCGACCCGCTGCGCTCCGAACCGGCCGACTCCGTCTCCCTCAACCGCCTCTACTTCCTGTAAGGACCACCCTGATGTCTGCTGCCGCCGACGGCTTCCGCATGCCCGCCGAGTGGACTCCGCACGAGCGGACCTGGATGGCGTGGCCCGGCCCCAACGTCACCTTCCCCAACGAGGCCGAACTCGCCCAGTCCCGTGCCGCCTGGGCCTCGGTCGCCCGCGCGGTACGCCGCTTCGAGCCGGTCACCATGGTGGTCGGCCCCGGCCAGGCCGAGGGCGCCCGCGCGCTGCTCGGCCCGGACATCGACCTCGTCGAGCGCGAACTCGACGACGCGTGGATGCGGGACATCGGGCCCACCTTCCTCACCGACGGCAAGGGTCAACTGGCCGCCGTGGACTGGACGTTCAACGGGTGGGGCGCGCAGGACTGGGCGACCTGGGAGCACGACGCGAAGATCGGCGCGCACGTCTCGGATCTGGCGGGGGCGCGCACGTACACCTCGCGCCTGGTCAACGAGGGCGGCGCCATCCACGTGGACGGCGAGGGCACGGTGCTGCTCACCGAGACCGTGCAGCTCGGCCCCGAGCGCAACCCCGACTGGACCCGCGAGGAGGTCGAGACGGAGATCCACGCCATGCTCGGCACCCGCAAGGCCATCTGGCTGCGGCGCGGCCTGACCGCCGACTACCCTCCGCACGGCTACGGCACGCTCGGCCACGTCGACATCGTGGCCGCGTTCGCCCGCCCCGGCGTGGTGGTCGCCCACACCCA
Protein-coding regions in this window:
- a CDS encoding urease subunit alpha yields the protein MDPYEYASVHGPRTGDRIRLGDSGLTVRVESDSQAPGNEFLAGFGKTARDGLHLKAAAVRDTCDVVISNVVVIDAVQGIRKVSIGIREGRICSVGRAGNPDTLDGVDVVVGTGTSIVSGEGLIATAGAVDPHVHLLSPRIMEASLASGVTTIIGQEFGPVWGVGVNSPWALRGAFAAFDAWPVNIGFLGRGSSSHGAPLVEALAEGGACGFKVHEDMGAHTRALDTALRVAEDHDVQVALHSDGLNECLTVEDTLKVLEGRTIHAFHIEGCGGGHVPNVLKMAGVPNVIGSSTNPTLPFGRDAVAEHYGMIVSVHDLKTDLPGDAAMARDRIRAGTMGAEDVLHDLGAIGITSSDAQGMGRAGETVRRTFAMAGKMKAELGPLEGDGPGDDNARVLRYIAKLTINPAIAHGLSHEIGSIEPGKMADIVLWRPAYFGAKPQMVLKSGFPAWGVTGDPNAATDTCEPLVLGPLFGGHGATPAELSVAFVARAAVEQGGDTLPTRRRRVAVRGTRGIGPADLLLNSRTGAVGVDGATGLVTLDGDPLRSEPADSVSLNRLYFL
- a CDS encoding agmatine deiminase family protein, with amino-acid sequence MSAAADGFRMPAEWTPHERTWMAWPGPNVTFPNEAELAQSRAAWASVARAVRRFEPVTMVVGPGQAEGARALLGPDIDLVERELDDAWMRDIGPTFLTDGKGQLAAVDWTFNGWGAQDWATWEHDAKIGAHVSDLAGARTYTSRLVNEGGAIHVDGEGTVLLTETVQLGPERNPDWTREEVETEIHAMLGTRKAIWLRRGLTADYPPHGYGTLGHVDIVAAFARPGVVVAHTQPDPAHPDHELCKENVALLRAQKDARGRSLEVVEIPAPTVVQDDHGWVDYSYINHYLCNGGVILCAFDDPRDENAAGIFRRLFPERTVTLVDARTIFAGGGGIHCITQQQPRV
- the ureA gene encoding urease subunit gamma, which translates into the protein MRLTPTERDRLLLFGAAELARSRRARGLRLNVPEATALIADTVCEAARDGRRLAEAIEAARSVLGPDDVLPGVSDVVTEVHVEAVFDDGSRLAVVCDPIGGTAGVDAPGALLPGAGYPETAPEVLVRVTNTATVPISVTSHFHFFEANPRLDFDRAAAYGMRLCVPAGSSVRFGPGESAEAGLVPIGGDRIAIGFAGLVDGPLDAPGAKAEALRRAAACGYLGAGAREPREGEK